In Gemmatimonadaceae bacterium, one genomic interval encodes:
- a CDS encoding zf-HC2 domain-containing protein has product MSSLEDCEAAAEQLWPFLDGALPQGEKERVVRHLQTCVNCTSHLDFARLFLEAVHDVSASAGEYDLVRGRVIKALVAEGFAAPA; this is encoded by the coding sequence ATGTCGAGTCTGGAAGACTGTGAAGCGGCTGCCGAGCAGCTGTGGCCATTCCTCGATGGAGCGTTACCCCAAGGCGAGAAAGAGCGCGTCGTCAGGCATCTTCAGACCTGCGTCAATTGTACATCGCACCTCGATTTCGCCCGTTTGTTCCTGGAGGCGGTGCACGACGTGTCGGCGTCAGCAGGCGAATATGATCTGGTGCGAGGACGAGTCATCAAGGCTCTTGTCGCAGAAGGGTTCGCGGCGCCTGCATGA
- a CDS encoding cytochrome c biogenesis protein/redoxin, which translates to MMFLLAFLGGVLTIASPCILPVIPLVFARASDGTRRNTLPLLAGLASAFTLTATIAALAINWLVIASEWGRYAALAIMAVAGLALISPRIAEFVSRPATRMGAALADSRSGDRLPVAANLVAGAAIGLLWAPCAGPILGLLIVGAAGMSVTHSSLLFLTFAIGAVMSLAFVLSAGARLRARMARAGRGESILRRGLGVATVVTVAAIFLGWDSAIFAKLGVVQTASAEEALVRRLTGKATARPDAGMSLDEFAAEDESALLPLADGVLQPFTGATEWINSPPITRESLRGKVVMIWFWTYECYNCLNALPHVKKLEAKYRDKGLVVISVHTPELPRERIVANVRREVKELGITYPVVVDNDFKIWNSYKNHYWPAAYYADATGKLRFHHFGEGRYEEQDKVVAKLLAEAAAYRGVR; encoded by the coding sequence ATGATGTTCCTGCTCGCGTTCCTCGGCGGGGTTCTCACCATCGCCAGCCCGTGTATTCTGCCTGTCATTCCCCTGGTGTTCGCGCGGGCGAGTGATGGTACCCGGCGAAATACGTTGCCGTTGCTGGCGGGCCTGGCAAGCGCCTTCACGCTGACGGCGACAATTGCCGCACTCGCAATCAACTGGCTCGTAATTGCGAGCGAATGGGGTCGCTATGCCGCTCTCGCCATCATGGCGGTGGCAGGGCTCGCCCTTATCTCGCCTCGAATCGCGGAATTTGTCTCGCGGCCGGCAACCAGGATGGGCGCCGCGTTAGCTGATTCCCGCAGCGGGGATCGTTTGCCGGTCGCCGCGAATCTGGTGGCTGGCGCGGCCATCGGACTGCTTTGGGCCCCGTGCGCCGGTCCGATCCTCGGGCTGCTCATCGTGGGCGCCGCGGGAATGAGCGTTACCCACTCGTCTCTCCTCTTTCTGACCTTTGCCATTGGAGCTGTCATGTCTCTTGCATTCGTACTATCCGCAGGCGCTCGTCTTCGCGCCCGCATGGCGCGGGCCGGCCGCGGTGAATCCATACTTCGGCGAGGCCTGGGCGTCGCGACAGTCGTCACGGTGGCGGCGATTTTCCTTGGATGGGACAGCGCAATCTTCGCGAAGCTGGGTGTCGTGCAGACCGCATCCGCTGAAGAGGCCCTCGTTCGGCGACTCACCGGCAAGGCCACCGCCCGGCCGGACGCGGGTATGTCCCTCGATGAGTTTGCGGCCGAAGATGAGTCGGCACTGCTTCCATTGGCGGACGGAGTGCTTCAACCATTCACCGGCGCCACTGAATGGATCAACTCGCCGCCAATTACCCGGGAATCGCTCCGCGGGAAGGTCGTGATGATCTGGTTCTGGACGTACGAATGCTACAACTGCCTCAACGCGCTTCCGCACGTCAAGAAGCTGGAGGCAAAGTATCGCGACAAGGGACTTGTAGTAATCAGTGTGCACACGCCGGAACTGCCGCGTGAGCGAATAGTCGCGAACGTGCGCCGGGAAGTGAAAGAGCTTGGCATCACCTATCCAGTAGTCGTCGACAACGACTTCAAGATCTGGAACTCATACAAAAATCACTACTGGCCCGCGGCTTATTACGCCGATGCGACGGGGAAGCTGCGCTTTCATCATTTTGGCGAAGGGCGATATGAGGAGCAGGACAAGGTCGTTGCGAAGCTTCTTGCGGAGGCGGCGGCGTACCGCGGGGTGCGCTGA